A window of Equus przewalskii isolate Varuska chromosome 6, EquPr2, whole genome shotgun sequence genomic DNA:
GCTCCCTTCGCATTGCCCGGACGGAAGGAATCCTCAGCCTGGCGGAGCCCCACGTTCCTCCTCCGTAAAACAGGAGCGACGATCCTAGTACCCAGGGGATCGGAACGTGGTGCGAAGCATCCGGGCGCGCCAGCTCTTAGGCTGGCGGGCGCCCAGCAGAGGGCGGGACTCCGAGCGCCCCCTCCCCAGTGCCCCTCGCTCCCGGGCCCAGCATCCCCCTGAAGCTCGGGCTGTGGCTGAGCGGAGACCCAggagctgccccccacccccgcctggaCCCAGGCCTGCCGCCGCACTCCTGCGCCAGGCGTCGTGCATGACAACGGCCAGCGGCCCAGCGACCTCTGACCCGCGCGCCGGCCGCGCCCCTCCCCCGCTGGCAGGTGGACAGCGGCTGCGCCGGGGGGAGCACAGCGCCAACCTCGGCTGGCCGGCGGCCGCTGCCGCACTGAGCGGGGGCGGGGGACTGCGGCGCACACGGGGCGGGCGCCCGCCGGAACCGCCTCCTGGGCCTCAGAGCGCCGCGCGGCCGCCAGCCAGCCTcggccgccccgcccgcccgcggccGGGCCAGCAGGCTGCGCCTCCGCCCCGCCCTCTCACCCCGGGATTGACACCGAACGTTCTGCGGGGGGCGGGCCGGGCGGCGCGCCTCCGCCAATGGGCGGCCTCGCTGGGCGGGTCCTGGGCCCCTTCGGGAGCCTCGACCAATCAGGCGCGCCCGCCCGCCCAGCCGAGGCCTAGCCAGCGCGCGAGTGGCCGGGCGGCCGCGGCGCGCGTCACGGGGCCAAGACCCTATGGCGGCGCGGGAGGGTCCCGGAGGGCCAATGGGCGGCGGCGCGGCGCCGTCAGTCAGGGCGGCCTGGACCAATGAGCGGGGGGCTGCGGGGGCGTCACGGACAGCAGCAGCGGACTTGGGCTGAGGTtcccgggcgggcgggcgcggagAGACGCGGGAAGCAGGGGCTGGGCGGGGGTCGCGGCGCCGCAGCCAGCGCAGCCAACCCgagcggccgccgccgccgccgccgcccagcGCGCTCCGGGGCCGCCGGCCGCCGCCAGCACCCGCCGCGCCGCAGCTCCGGGACcggccccggccgccgccgccgcgatGGGCAACGCCGCCGCCGCCAAGAAGGGCAGCGAGCAGGAGAGCGGTGAGTGCCCGGGCCGTGACCCGGATCCCGGCCCCGCGCCGCCAGCCCCCGCCCTGTCCATCACCGCCTGGCCCCTCCCCCCCGCGCGCCCCCCTGTTTCTCTCCGCTTACCGCTCAGCGCCCCTTCCCCCTGCCTGTCCAAGGTTGGGGCCCAGGGCCCCCAGAAGACTCCTGTAGGGGCCCCTTCGCCAAAGGCCGCCCCCCACTGCAGAGATTGTGCCCCCCCACCCAGCTGTCACTGCCGACCATGGCACGTATGACCGCTGGGGCCCCACTTGGGGCCCTGTCACCACCCCACTCCCTCCtttcctggcccctctccccagaTTCTAATTCCCCCTCTTCCTCACTCACCTCTTCCGCAGATGGGACCCACTGCCAGACCCCGACGCAGGCTTCTGCCAGTCTAGGAGTCCTGTGGGGTCTGCCTCCACCCCACGGGGACCTTGGCCACTTGGTGACcacacccctgccccctccagcccccgctatctttctcctgcccttcccctctTCACCTTCCCACAGCCCCCTTCTAAACCCCCTCTGGCCCCTTGAGCATTTCCCAGAGCCACCTCCAGCattgtttttcccttctctgtcacTTGGCATGGGGGACAGGATCTTTCTGggtccctctgcccctctctcagcctttcaCTCTCTGTCACTCTGCTTCTTTGCTTGTGTTCCCTCCTCCAAGCGAGCGTCTGTCCCTGACTGGGGTAGCAGACTGTTTATGAACCTAGAGTACTGCTTCAGTGCTTCCAGAGCTGAGTTTGAGCCGATCTTGCTGGGATTCATTGCGTCCTCTGcctggttggggtgggggggcgaCAGCAGAGCCCCCGCCCATCTCCTGCTGTGCACTGAGCTCTGGGCGCTTTGGAGGCCCCTCAATACATGGTGGTTTCACAACTGAGGCTCCGTCATGCACCCAGTCCCCTGGGCTTCTTCACCCGCTCCTGACTCAGGATGGAAAGTGGGAGATGAAGAGTGTGTTTTGCAACACTCATTCAGCTTGAGCCAGGATGGTGAGACAGGGGACTTGGGGGATGGCAGTCGGGGAGAGTAGCGGGTGACATCTAATGAGTTGCTTTGCCAGGCAACAAATAGATTCTGATCATTCCCAGGAATCAGTCAGAGAGAGGCCTGTTTTCCCCTCAGCCCCCAAATTATGTTGGCCTTTTCCAGTCCTCTGGAGAAAGATTCTGTATCTGGAAATGCCTTCAGAAATGGCCTTGAGCCCCTTCCTCAGTCCTCCAGCTCCTAAATTGTCATCACTCCAGGCCTAAAGCCAGACCTGGGCTAGGATCCCCTTCCTGTTACTTAGAAATAGTTGGAGCTGAAGAGGAAGCCACGTTCACATACGCTCTTCCCCATGACTGGTCACAGACCCCAGCATCTGAGTGTCCTGAGTGCTCGCTCCCAGAAGGCCCTGGGCGCAGAAGCCAGGGAACTTTATTCCCACCTGATTGAAATGGCAGAACTCAGAGTCGCCAAGCAGCCATGGGGAGGACTGACATGTCACCGATGGGCGGGGGACGGGGAGGCCAGTGCCTGTAGCTGAGCGCTTGATGACAGATGAGCAGGTGGGTAGTGACCAAAAAAGGTCTGAGCATGAGCTTGGAGGGGACTGGGCAGGGTGGCGGAAGGCCGGGCCCCCAGCAGGTGAGGCCACTGGGAGGTGGAAGGTAGAGACAGGCAGCTGGATATTGCAGTGGCTCAGCTGAAAGTTGGGGAGATGACATAGTCCTGGAAAACTTTCAAGGCGTATCAAACACATGCGGTGGGGGTTGGAGAGAAACACAGGGAAAAGGATCCCCAAGAAAAAGATCAGAGGCTCTGGAAGGAACCGCTGTTTGCTCAGAGTGCAGGCCAGAGCCACTCTTTATGGGACATCTAGGATGTGCCAGGCTGAATGGTCTCCATACCTCTGTCTGCTCAAATGATTTTCATAACGGGCTGTTACCTGAATTTTCCAAACGAACTCTCTTAGTGTGACATCCATGATGTCACAGAGGCAGGATTCACATCCAGATCTGCCTATCAGCCAACTTCCTGGACCCCAGAATTTCCCAACCCAGACATTCTCAAGCCACCTCCCCGATTTTTACTCTGCtcacttatattttaatttaaaataaaaactttgactCACTTTGTTCAGATGTAAACTTTGTTCTAAGCAGTAATACAAATGAAATCCTGAGCTTGCTGTGCCGGCTATATTCTGCCTGATACACGTTAAAATACAATGtaactagaaaaatgaaacataccTAAAATCGTTTCATGCCCTGCCAACGGGACTCACATCACCTTTGGAAAATGCCCTAAGCTAGTCTTCCTTCCAGAGTCTTTCTTGCAGGGGCTCTCAGAGAAGGAAATAGGATGAGGAAGGAAGCCCCTCTTTACTTCAAAGCTCTGATTCTGTAAGGATGGAGTTACAAAATTTGCCCTCTTGTAAGTGGGGTGGGGCGTGAGGCGGGGGCAGTAGCCAGGCCAGCCTGCAGGGGGCACCTGAATTTCATCTGCCAGAGGCCAGCCCGACTGGGGTAAGGAAAATGCCTTAGGCATTTTAGTTAGTTAGGCATCCTGCAGCCCCCTGTGCTGCCGTCTCTGTGCCAGGGCGGGACAGCCCCTGCCTCCTTTGGAGAGGGTGGGGATCTAGAACAAGCCCTGGGGTGGCGTGGGGGGAAATCTGTACCCAGAGATGCCCAAGCTATTGGCAGGGGCCGGGGTAAGGATactgagaggggagggggaaaaagaccCAACCCCAGGCTCTCAGCAAGCTGGAGGCATTGAGAGAGGGCAGTGGCCCCAAGAGGCCCCGGGGACGGCCAAAGGCACCCCTGGGAGCTGGCCCCCGGGAGAAGGGGCAGGGCTGGTGAGAGGGAGCCCCCCGGAACCCCCCGCAGGCCACAGGGACAAGCGGATCCCAGCTCTGAGAGAGAAGTGCCCCCAAGAGGTCTCTGGATGGGAAGAATTGTCGCCCGCTGACATCCTGCAGAAGTTTCGGGGGGCAAACGGCAACCGCAGTGGCAGTTGTACGGGCAGTTGCCCGAGAGGGTCCTGCCGAGCCGGCTTTTCTCTTCGCGCAGTCAGGCCTACGGAAGCTCGAGGGGCCTATCTGGCCCTCCCCTGCAGCCACTGGCCCCCAGTGTGCGTTTCTCTTCCTGCCACCACCCCGTCATCTCCCTGGCTCCCCCTGTAGGCAGGGCTCTGGGGGTGGGCAGCCGAGCTGGTGCGGCAGGTCTCATGAGCCTTCCCAGCCACCGTAGTCCGGGAGCCTCGAGAAGACGACTGAGTGATGGCTTCCAACCCCAACGATGGTGAGGCTGAGGCCTGTTGCTATAGCAACTTCCCAGGCACTCTCTCCCCCTCGAGTCAGGGAGGGGCTGCAGTAGGGTTTGGGGAGCAGGTGGAGAAGAACCCGTGGACCCGTGGCTGACCCTGAACACCCCTGCCTTACTaacagccctgggctgggggcctggggaggagcgGGGGCCCGGGGGGCGATGGGCGGCCTAGTTCAGACCAGGGGGGATGGTCCACTCAGAGTGGGGCGGTCGGGTGGTCCAGCCCAGTGCTGCGGTTCAGCTCGCAGTGGGGGTTGGGCTATCTCAGTGCTGGAGTCCACGTGACGCTGGACGATGGTCCACTGCAGAATGGTGGTCCATCAGACTGGGGAGTGGTCCAGCTCAGCGACGGAGTCCATGCCATGCTGGACGCTGGTCCAGTACAGAATTGGGGTCCATCAGACTGGGGAGTGGTCCAGCTCAGCGACGGAGTCCATGCCATGCTGGACGCTGGTCCAGTACAGAATTGGGGTCCATCAGACTGGGGAGTGGTCCAGCTCAGCGACGGAGTCCATGCCATGCTGGACGCTGGTCCAGTACAGAATTGGGGTCCATCAGACTGGGGAGTGGTCCAGCTCAGCGACGGAGTCCATGCCATGCTGGACGCTGGTCCAGTACAGAATTGGGGTCCATCAGACTGGGGAGTGGTCCAGCTCAGCGACGGAGTCCATGCCATGCTGGACGCTGGTCCAGTACAGAATTGGGGTCCATCAGACTGGGGAGTAGTCCAGCTCAGCGATGGAGTCCAGCTCAGACTGGGGGATGGTCGAGCCCAGAGCAGGGGATCCAAGCTAGACTGGAGGGATGAACCAGCCTGAAGTAAGGGTCCCAGCCCACGCTCGGCACCCCTGCCCCAGAATTCCCAGGACGACCAGATTTTGGAGAGCAGAGGGTCCTGACATTGTTGTCTGGGGGGGTCTGACGCTGGGTTCCTGCCTCCTACTGCAGCTTGGGCTTTTCGAGGGGTTTTCTGGGATTCTCTCTGTGAGTCCAAATGGAAGCCGGACCAAAGCGGAGGCTGGCACCCCCGCTGTGGGAGACATAGGCAGGGCGGCAGGCTCCACAAGCCAACAACTGGCTGGATGTCCCTTCTTTGCCACTTCCTGTTGTCAGCAGGGGCCACAGGTGCCAGGCACCCTGGGAGAAGCTGCCACTGATCCTCCACTTCTTTGGGGAtctggaaagaaggaggaagatggtcaaagctgcctccccctcccccacccctgggtTTAGCCTCTTGTTTCCGGTTTGGACTTTCATGGTGAGAGCAGAGCCAAGCGCAGGGCAAGGTTGACAGAGGCCAAGGACATCCCGGGATGCCGTTCCCCTCTCCGCCCCTGCACAGGAGCAAGACAAAGCCAGATGTACCCGTTTCTCTCTTGGGGTAGCAGGATTGGGGGGTCCAGGTTCAGAGAGGCCTcgggggaggaggtggggtggcTCTCGCCCCCCCTGGCCTTTCCCTTCAGCTGCTCTTTGAGCTAATTAACGGAGCTCTGGGCCTCTTTAGCCCCCGGGGAGCCCCTGGCTGCTGCCTGGGCCTGAGCCTTAACCCCTTCCCCGCTGCCCAGGGGGCGCTGCCCTGGGTACGTCAGGGGCCATCCTCCAAGTCATGCGGCCCCActgaggagggcagggcctggcagccCCGGAGCAGTGAAGTGCCTGGAACGGGAAGTCAGCTTTAGCACCCCGCCTCCAGGGCAGGCAGGCCAGCTGAGAGGGACACCCTCTGAGAATCTTCCCACCACCTCCTGCCAAGGAGGGCCTCTGCAAACCTTGGCCAGCCCGGAGCAGGTACCTTTAAAGGCTTCCCTGGCAACCAGCTGCTCCTCCCTGTCCCCCGAGGCCCTCCCAGGAAGCCAGCTCAGAGGCTCTGCGTAGTCTTGGTACCCCTGTAAAAGCAAGGTTCCTGGGAGAGCCCAGGGCGGCCTGGGATGGATCCAGGGTCAGGCAGTGATTGGGGTGGGGACTCAGAGACCACCTTCCAGCTGTGGCTGCAGCTGCTCCTCTGGGCCCACCTGACTGTCCGTTTCCTGAGCTACCTGCGCCACGCCTTCTGGGCACCTAAGCCACAGCCAGCACTCTGAGCCTCCCTGGCCAGGGGCAGATGGGCCCAGATCACCCCATCCCACTCCACCCCCCACTGCACCCTCTGCcagaagaggcaggaagcagaggtgAGTATGGAGGCTCTTGGCTGGGGTTCCCCCATCATTATCCCTCTTTGTCTTCTCGTTCCTCCTGGCGCTACCCTCCCCATGCCCCATCCCCAAATCTGGCAAGCTGATGGCACCAGAGGGGACATAGCCTGGGCCCTTCTACACTTTGAGAGGCCAGAGAAGGACTGTGCTAGGATCAGGGTGCTGTGGAGCCTTTCAGTGGGGTACCCAGAGGTGCAGGCCCCCCGAGTCTGGGAGAAGCAGGACATGGCAGTTCTCAGGGACCACTGAGAGCAAAAGGGGAGGCAGGCCCAGACCTTCTGGATTCCTCTGAGCTTGCTCCTCTCTGCCTTGAGCGAGGGAAGGTAGATCCCGTGGGATACCCTCCCCCGCCTTCATCCAGAATTCAGTGTGGACGTTCAGAGGTTCCCAAGGAAGGTGTTGTGTGTCAGGAAAGATTCTGCTGGTGAAAGCTTTGGATGTGGTGCAGCCCCTGGGCCCAGAGAGGTCTCAGACAGTGGGTGGCCCAGCTAGGCGCCAGCCTAGCACTCCTGGCCTTTCCTTGACTGCCCCTTCTCTGCCCGGTCACTCTTTGTGGGGCTTTCCTGCCCAGCGGTCTCTCCTCTGTCTGCCAGTCTTGTACCCTACAGAAGGCTCCTCTCTCCGAATGCTGAGGGAGAGCCTGGGGGACCAGTGGAGGGGTACCCATGAGGCCGTGTGGGATTCCCGGCACTGAGTACGGATGGGACAGGCAGATGACAGGCAACACCAAAGTACCATTGTGCAGAACCCCTCAGGGTAGCAACATCGCAGGGACATCAGGGGCTTGAGGACAGCTCTGTTTGTGGGCCACCCTGGTCACTGCGACCAGTCAGGAGCGAAGCAGTTAATCTCGTGGGCACTGGGGTCCAGCAGGCCACCTTGGGCCTGGTCAGTCTTCTCATCTGGACAGTGAGAGTGACAGCTGCCCCACCcatgaggggagagaggaagtcGAGATCTAGCACTCGGCACAGGGAGAGTCCCTGAACggcaggggcctggcctgggggctggtTATGGGCACAGCCGTCATGGAAGAACCCATCAGCCTTGAAGACCTGAGCGCACAGTGCACCCCTGTCTCTTAGCCCCCTCAATTTAGGAAAATacttaaaagcaaaatgaaagggTGGCGTTCCCATGGCCCTAACCCAGGGCCGCCCACTGTCCAGTCCCCTTCGCCAAGGTTAGCTCACTTGGTCCTCACCAGCACCTGGCCAGGTCGTCCCTGTCCTTTgccccgttttatagatgaggaagacTGAGGCCCGCAGAGGCAAGATGAGACATGGTCGAACACTCAGGGCcccagccaggatctgaactcagtCACGGCCCAGAGTGCTGGCCCTTGACTGCCCTGCCGCCTGCCCCTTGGCGCTGGCAGGAATGCCTGttttccagcctcagtttcctagggAAAAGGGATAAAAGGAAAGTTGGCGAGTGAAGCAAATGAGATAGAGGAGACAGAGCAGTGGGCCCCAGGGCTGCGGGCAGTCTTCAATGTTAGTGGGATGGGGATGCTCGCCTTGGGGTGCTGAGGGGGCCGTGGGGGGCGGGCATCGGGCGAGGCTGTCTTTGAACCAGCTCTA
This region includes:
- the SMIM46 gene encoding small integral membrane protein 46, translating into MDPGSGSDWGGDSETTFQLWLQLLLWAHLTVRFLSYLRHAFWAPKPQPAL